The genomic interval TCGGCGCCCATCGCGAACGCTGCTAAGACTGCCCCCGGCGTCCCAATACCCCCCGCCGCCCCCACCCGAATCGGCGTGGGGAACGCCCATTTTGCCTGCAACTCATCACGCAAGGCGAGAATCGAGGGAAAAAGCGTGACGAGTGGGCGGTTATCTGTATGCCCGCCGGAATCCGCTTCCGCTGTGACATCATCGGCAACGCCGACCCGTGCCGCCAACGCCGCCTGCTCCGCGCTGATCAGCCCCGCCGTCACCATCTCCCCCAGCAAGCGTTCCGAAGGGGGCTGCATAAACTTTGCCGCCACTTCCCGCCGCGAGAGCTTGGCAATCACCCGATGCCCAATGTGGACGCCGCCCTGCCCATCGGGGCGCAGCCCCGCCGCCCGATAACGAACAATATGGGGGGTTAGGTCAAGAAATGCCGATGCCTCCACTGTTGTGACCCCATGCTTCAGGTAGAGATCGACGGCACGGCGCTCCAGTGCTTCCTCGTTCGGGCTGTGGATCAGGTTGAAGGCATACAACCCGGTGGGCAGCGCCGCTTGGATAGTTTGAATCGCCGCCTCAATCCGCGCTGGCAGAAGTCCGGCAGCGCCAAAGCTGCTGAGGATGCCCGCCTTGCCTAAGGCAATCACCAGTGTTTCGGAGGCAATGCCCCCCGCCATGGCGCCAGCGGCATAGGCGTAACGGGTTTTGTAGGCAGCGCGAAAATCAGCGCTGCCGAGGTTTTCCGGCGGGATGGCTGGCGCAGAGGCGATCAGCCCCGCAGTTGGCGTTTCGTGCATCACGCCCATCTTCGTCCCTTCCGACGTGCCAACGCGCACCACATGGCAGGGGCGGTCAAGCGTCAAAAGCGCAGCGCGAATCGCGGAGTCGTCAACAAAAAGGGTCATGGTTTTGTTCCCAGAAAAAAGGTCAACAAAGACGCCATCATCCGTTCGCCCTGATCGAGCGGGATGTAGTGATCACAGTTTGGAAGTTGCTTCAGGTGTGCTGCTGGCAGAAGGCACTTCAATCGGCGCTGTGTACGTCCGGGATCAAAGAAGAAATCGGTTGTCCCCACCAACGCCAAGACCTCCGCCGTGATCCGCCGCATCTGCCCATCCCGCAAACGTTTGGGAAGAACCGTCAGATGTGAGCGATAGGCTTGGTAACAAGCGAGAAGATATTCTTGTGCCTCCGCGTCAAGGGCTGTATACGCCATGCGCTGAATCATCCGCTTGTAAGCAGGAGAGCCTTCCAGCAAGACCGGCACATAATGCTTGATCATGTGCCAATACCGCGCCCGCACCACCCCCGCCGGAGCAAGCAGCGCTAATTTGGACACCCGTTCTGGATAATGACTGGCATAGCTGAGCGCAAACCAGCCACCAAGCGAAATCGCGCCGAGGTAGATTGGACTATCGCTTAGGGCGGAGATCACCTCGCAAAGCCAATCAGCGATGGCTGAGCCGCGTCGATCTGGACGCACAGCATGACTTTTCCCCGGCTGACCGGGGATATCGATAGCATGAACGCGAAAGTGGGCGCTCAGTTCGGGCATGTGCCGCGCCCACATCAGGGCGTTAACGCCCATGCCATGAATGAGGACAAGCGGCGGCGCATCAGCGTTGCCGCTGCTTAGGATATGTGTCCGCCCAAAACGCGACTCCACATAGTGGGAGTCTACAGGGACGGGGTAACGGGCAAGGTAGGTGTCATAGGCGCTCATGATTGATTGCAGTACCCTCACTGGTTGGTCTGCAACCAGCCTTCTTACAAGAAGGGCGGGCGTCGTTCGTTTACTCCATGATCACCACTGCCTAGCCCATCAGCAAGTATATCGTGATACGTGGGGCTGTCAACCATTAAGGGGTCAATCTGTCTGAAAAATGCTGTAGGACACACTCCCCAGTTAAGTGAGGGACATTATAACGCAACGCGCTTCCTGCTCGACCAAACCACGATAGCCTTCCTGAACGCCGAACACCTCTCGCCCTTGCGCCAGAGAGACTCGCCTTAGGGCGCGGATTGCCGCGTTCATGCCGGGGGCGTCCCCCCACTGGTCAGGATCGCCACACGTTGTATCGTCGCCATGCGGGGTTTTCTTTTGCCCTCTCGGTAAAGCTAAGGGTATAAGATTGTACCAGTGGGGCGCGAGAAACACCCCCTTGATCCTTAATCGTTGATCAGGAAGGTTGTTGTATGAACCTGTATTCCCCTTCCCGTTTTATAAAAGTGGCAACCCCGCCACAATCTTCACCGTTGCCAACGAGACAGCGACCACCCGCCCCACGAGATTCACGATGTATTCGGGATCGTCGGGGCGGTTGGGGTCGCTGGTGATGTTCCCCGCCTTATCCCGCCCCACCTGATATTGATCGATCACCCACTCCAACGCCGAACGTGACCCCAATGTGTACTCGAACGCCGCCGGGGGAATCAGCGTCAGCATGAGGTGGTCGTTCACGGTGAGCGCCGTTTTATCCTTGTTCAGCCGCATTTTTTCGATGCGGTAGAGTTTCTCTGGATTGGCGGGGGCGTTGTTCTTCACGACGCGGTAGAGGGCGTGGGGGGTGATCGATTCATAGCCGAGGTGAAGATCGGCGAGGGCGCGTCCGGCATCGGCAAAGGGGCGAAACGCCGGGGCAAACGGAATCCTCGGCAATTCCCGTTTCAAATTCCCGGCGAATTTCTCACGATAGCCGGGGTGATGCAATAGCGCATAGACATAATAGAAGACATCCCATTTCGTGATCGTCGAATCGCCGTAATGGTCACGGAAACGCCCCAACGCCCCATCGGTGATGTTTTCGCGGCGGTTTGTGCCGTCCTCGTCGTAGGTGTAAAAGGGGAAGCATTGCACTTTTTCAAAAGCGAAATCCAAGCCAACAATAGCGTTGGTCATGAACACGCCAAACGTTTTTCGATTGCCCAAACCGGGGCTGAGAATCACCCGATTTTCCTGTTCAGTGGCGGGGGTGGGAAAGAAAGAGGGCTGGCGATGAACACTGTTGATAAACAGTCGATCAAAATAGAGATGCCGTTTGGTAAACGGGCGGTATAAGGCAGTACGCAAAGCGCTTGTGTCAAAGTGACCATCTTTTTTATCTTTCAAGTGCCTTTTAAGGGTACTATCCCACTTAATCCGCCCGTAGTTCACAAAGCTATCAATATCTTTAAGTTTGCCTGCACGCTTATAGCGATCCACCTCGGCGTTGTAATCTTCAACGAACGTCCCCATCCGAACCATCAATTGATCACGATTGAAATCATAGACAACATCGTCACGATTTGATTTCACCCCGCCAGAATAGGTCTGGAAGATCGTTGCCTCTGCCCCTGCCTTGCCCGCCTTCGATTCCTTGCCGCCGATGGGAAAGAAGGACGCGAATTCGTCGGCATTCGTGGGAATACGCCATGTGTGTTTGGCATTGGGGGTGAGCGCTTGCCACGTCACACGCCCTATTGTGCCAGTGTTCGTCAGTAAGGCGTATTTTTCCTCTTTTCGCCAATCTTCGGGAACGCGGTGGTAAAACAGACGCGGCGCGGTATCGCTCCCTTTCCGTATCGCTACTGTAATGCCCGCCCCCACCTGAATCCCAAAAACATTGTGCGTTGTGCCGCTCAGTTTGGGGTTTTGCCGAACATTCCCATGCAAATCAAGGTGATAGACTTGGGTAAAATCACTCAGGAGGTGTTTGCGCATCCCATCAAAGGCGATCTGATCGACAAAACTATTGTTCGTCACATAACAGACGATTCCATTCCGTTTCCCCAAGCGATCCGCCGCCCACCGGAAAAACTTCACGTAGGCATCCCCTAGCGCGTTCTTGTTCGTCGCCTTGCTGTCCTTTGCATAGGTTTCTTTGATCCGCCTGTCCACAAGGGGGTATTTCCGGTTTTTGTTGTTATCATTTTCGCTCGCTTGCCCCACATTGTAGGGCGGGTTGCCGATGATCACGGTGATCGCCGCCTTTTTCTGCCGTTCCACCCGCGCCGTGTTCGGCTCGCTGAACATCGACATTTGCTGTGCTTGGGCAATGTCGAGGGTGTCCACAAAGCACAGCCCCGCAAACGGCTCGTAATGCCCCACCCGCTCATAGTAGGCGTGTTCGATGTTCAGCGCCGCCACGTAATAGGGGAGCAGCATGATCTCGTTGGCAAAAAGGCGATCTTGGTAGAGTCCGGGGAGGTCTTGGGCGTTGGCGCGGCGGATCAAATTCACGATGAAGTTCCCCGTCCCCGTGCAGGGGTCAAGAATCACCACATCGGGATCGCCGAGGGTCTTCCCGAATTCCGTCCCCAAGACCTCGATCACGCTGGCGCACATGAAATCGACAATCGGCTGCGGGGTGTAAACAATGCCATGTGTATCGGCGATCTTCGTGCTGTAGCCCTGAAAAAACTGCTCATAGACGGTGTTCAGGAGGTCTTGTTTCTCCTGAAAATCGGTGATCGTCCGCGCCGCCGCCTCCACACTGGCAAAATAACGGCTTAACCCGCTCAGGAATCCATCCCGGCTGAAACTTTGGCTGGTGAGGGCAGTGATCACCTCCTCAATTTTCCCGGCGATCACGTTGCGCAGGACGAATTCAGGGGTGTTGAAAATGACCCGAATCAGCCGCTCCGTGAGCAAGTGTTGGATCAGCATTTCGTCTACCGCCGCCCACGTGATGTCTTTGTTCAGCGAGGTTTGGCAGAGCGTGAAGAACGCCTCGAATTCCGTCTGAAACGCCTTGTTCGTGCGGTGGGCGTCAGTGATCGTCTTCATCAGATCGGTGGCGAGGTCGGGGACGGCTTCCTTGAAGCCCGCCACCGCGTCCTTAAAATTCTCAATGTCCGGCTCGGTGTAGCTGAAAAACCGGCTGAGGACGGCGGCGAGGTCTTTCGCTTGGCGCATGTTCGCCCGCATGATCTCCACCCCGCCCTGAATGAGGACGATTTGGAGGCTGTCTTCGTAGAGGATGTTGGAACGGGAGTAGCCCTTCGCCGTCTTTTTGAGGATTTCGGCGTCCAATTTGTCATTGGGGTCTTTCGATTCCCAATAGCCGCGCCGGAGCGTGTTGGCGTCTTTGAACATGCCGTCGTAGCGGATGCCATTTCCATCGCTGCCGCCGTTTTCTTCGGTGATCAGCGTCCAGCCAACGCTTTTGCCGAAATCTGTCAGGAGCGCTGTGAAGGGCGTGCGTAGGGCGGTTTCGTGGCGCACGTTCTGGGCATGGAGTCTGTCCATCTCCCTGTAGTAGCGGTCAAAGGCGGTGTTCGTCGGTTTGATCGTGACTTTCTCGGCGGGCATGGGCGTGACTCCTCTACACTGGGATGGAGTGTATGGGGGACATTATAACGCAAAGCGCTCCCTGCTCAGCATCCCTGCTTAGCCACTGCGCCATTTGGATGAGTCCTTAGTGAACGTCCTCCCTTCGTAGGACATTCGTAGTTGCAACGCGCCGCGCCTTGCCCTACACTTGCCAAGATGAATGGCTGATCGGCTATCTACAGGAACTCATGAATCGACCCTCAACACTGACACCCCTACCATTTCCCGCCCGTATGTGGCGGCGCTTTCAGATCGGCTTACGCGGATTCTTTGCGCGGGGAGATGTCTCCACCCTGCTGATCACCTGTGCGCTGATGGTGATCCCCGTTGTTGCCATGACGCACGCGCTGACCTTTGCCGATGATTTCGCCACGCAAAGCGGCGAATGGCAAGTGACCTTGCATCAGGTTGTGCCGGTGGCGCTGCTCTCGGTGATTTTTGGCTTTCTGCTCTCCCGCAGCCATTATTCGGAATTTACCGCCCTTGTCCTCAGCACGGTCTATGCTCTAGGGAGCATTCTCTTGGTGCAGTATGTGGCGGCGCCGGGGGATTTGATCGGACGGGTGGGGTCGGTCTTGCGGCGGTTTGCGCGGGCGCTCCAAATTGGTGTTGCGCCCGGATCGGGATTCGATCCGTTCATCTTAGTGTTGTTTTTGTCGATCCTCGTGTGGTTTTTGGGGCATAACACAGCATGGCATACCTTCCGACTGGATCGCGTTTGGCGGGCGATCATGCCGCCGGGAATAGTCCTCGTCCTGAACGCCGTCTATAACACCGAACCGAACTACCCGATTGATACGTACCTGATCGCTTATGTGTTTCTCTCTCTGCTGCTGATTATCCGCTCCCACATTGAGGCACGGGAGTTCGATTGGTATACGAACCGGATCAGCTTTCAGGCGGGTGTGCGGCGTTGGTTCTTCCGCTTGGGGGGCTTGTTGGGGGTGGCGCTCTTGCTCTTGGCATGGGCGCTCCCGACGGGATCGGCAGAGGAAAACGCGAAACGCTTCCAGCAGTTTCTCAACGAAGATGCGTTCACTCGCGTAGCAGAACTTTTGAACCGCTTGTTTGGCGCGTTTGAGGGGCAAACGGCGCCCTCAACGGATTATTACAGCGGCGACAAGCTTCAGTTAGGAGGGGCGGTGCGTTTGGGCGATACCGTCGTCATGACGGTGAGCGCCCCGCCCGGAGGGAAATATTATTGGAAATCGCGCGTCTTTGACGCCTTCCAAAATAACGAATGGACGAGCAGCCGTCGGGAGGTTCTTGAGAGCCGCAGTGGGACGCTGATCCTCACTGATGCGGGGGTGATCCCCTCAACGCGCCGCGAGATGGAGCAGCGGATCACGATGGTAATACCCTCTGCCCGCTTGATCTATGGCGCACCACAGGCTTCGCGGCTGCGTTTGCCGGTGCGCGTGGATGTCGATTATGTAGAGCCGGGATCGGGGCTGGTTGATGTGGGTGTGATTCGCCCGCTGACGCCCATCCAGCGCGGCGAGTCCTATGCGGTGGTGTCCTCGATCAGCACGGCGGATGGGGCATTTTTGCGCCAAGCGGGGACAGTTTACCCTAGTTGGGTGCGGGCGCGTTACCTTCAAACCCCGCCGACCCTGACCCCCCGCACGATTACCCTTGCCAGCCAGATTGTGGCGGCGGCAGGGGCGGTCACCCCTTACGATCAGGCGCGGGCAATTGAGCAGTGGCTGCGACAGAACATCGCCTATTCAGAGACAATCCCCGTCCCGCCCCGTGATCGGGATTTGGTTGATTGGGTGCTGTTCGAGCGGCGCGAAGCCTACTGCACCTATTACGCCTCGGCAATGATCATGATGCTGCGCTCCTTGGGGATTCCAGCGCGGATGGCGGCGGGCTTTTCGCAAGGGATTTATGACCCCTCCAGCGGGGCTTATCTGGTGCGGGAACGAGACGCCCACACATGGGTTGAGGTCTATTTTCCGAACGCGGGTTGGGTGGAGTTTGAGCCAACCTCGGCACGGGATCGCTTTGTCCGCGAAGAGCCTGTAGCCGCGCTGCCAACCGTCACCCCCACACCCACCCCAACAGCAACCTTCACGCCGCCGCCGCCAACGAACACCCCAAACGCGGCGGGGACGATTGAGAATCCGCCGGCGACGCCAACGCCACAAGCGATCTTGCCGCCCTCACCTTCGCCCATCCCTAGTGAGACGCCCACCCCTTCGGCAACGCCGCCACCGCCACCCTCTCTGTTGCAGATTCCGCCACCTGTACAGGATTTTCTGAGTCGGCTGCTGCCCTTTGCCTTGCTGCTTGCTGGATTGTCTTTTGCCGGAGTGGGGGCGTTGTGGTGGGTGGAATACCGAGGCTTGGACAAGCTCAGCCCCTTTGGGCGTGCTTATGCTCGCTTGGGGCTGTACGCCAAGTGGCTAGGGCTGACCTTTCGCCCGGGCAGCACCCCGCTGGAGCGTGGTCGGCAGTTGGCGCGAGAATTCCCCGATGAAGGACGCGCCGTGATTGATATTACCGATGCCTACATCGGGGAACGCTACGGGCAGCCAACGGGCGAACCACCCATCCCAGAGGAAGAAGATCGGGTTGCTGAGGCATGGGGGAAGGCGCGTTGGGCGTTCGTGCGGCGGCGTTTTGGGCGGGGAAAGAAGGGCGCGGCAAAATGAGAGCCATTTTACAGACACCCTCACTCCCTAGCGGGGGGCTGATCTCCGCCTGTGTGTTTTAGCGCGGAGGTTCCGGGGCAACCCCTTGGGGTCGCCCCGACAAGACCACCCTTCGTAACGTGAGATAGGTTTATTTTCCAGCGGTAGGCGTTGTTTGCGGCTGGGGCAGCGCTGGGCGCGGCGGCAAGAGCGCCCCGGGCGGGACGGGCGGCGGCGGATAGCTGAGATCAACGCCGCGTGTGAACAACTCCAAAGGCGACTCGCCCAAGTCGATCTCGCCAGCATAGCAAGAGACAATATAGGGTGGCGCTTCTGTTGTATGGTAGTGATAGTGGTATTGCACAGCGAGGGGGTTAGGGTGACCATTGCAGGCGTCTAGGAAGGGGATTCCGTCGATCACCCACTCTTTTTGGGAAAGCGGAATGATAACCTTCATGTATTGTTCTTGAGCGGTAATGACGTAGGTTGTTTTGTTGTCGATGATGCTCAACGCTTGATAGGCAGGCAAAATCTCGTGATCGGGCAGCCCTTTGCTTTTGACAAACATCGTCCCTGTCTTGTCGTCAAATTCAAGGGTGACGGTCTTACCCCATCCCGCCTCGGTAGCAATACGTTTCGCCTCCGCCAGGGCGGTGTCGTCCTGGGCGTGGATGGCGGTTTGTCGTGCCATAAACAGAGCAAAAACGGGACGGGTGGCATTTTCCGCAATGCGACGCACGGTGCGCGTGTTTAGATCATAGGCTTCGATGCGCTGCGCCTCTACACCGCGTTCGTAGATCGCATAATAAAGGGTGTTGGCGCTTCGCTGCGGATAGGCGTAATAGACATTGGGGATGTCCTCACCAAGCAAGCGGGTGAGAGCGCCGGTTGTTTCGTCAAACTCATAAATCCCATTGCGGTCATATAATGCTTGCCCCTCTGCGGTAGGAGCGGAATAGGTGAGCAAGAGCGTATTGCGGTGTCCTCCCGCCGCTACCTGATAGACAAGCGCCCCCGATGGGATAGCAAACAGGGTGCGGATGTCCCCTGTTGCAAAGGCGAGTTCGGCAATCCGATAATGAGGATGCGCCCTCTGCTCAACAACGATCAAGCGCCCTTGAAGGTCGGCTGTTTCGCCCACTACTAGGGATTCAAAAACAGAGATGGGCGGAGCATTTTCCAGCAACGCCTCTAGGCTGTCACGGGGTGGAGTCACCGTCAGATGCTCGTTGAGGGCGATCAGCAGCCAGCGGGTTAGGGCAAGACAGACAAGGAAAAGAAGATAGCGCCGCTGTTTACGGGTGAGCCTGACCATCGTATAAGCCTAATCGAATCGTTAGATCATCGGTAAGTATATTGTGATCAGTGGGGCTGTCAACCATTAACGGGTCGATCTCTTTGAAAAATGCTGTAGAGGCAGGAATTTTAGAGTTGTCGTATGGCAAAAATCTTCTTCACCGATAGCTATGTGCTGCCCCTTCCAGAGGGACACCGTTTCCCCATGTCCAAATATGCCCTGCTGCGGGCGCGGGTGATCGATTCGCAAATTGTCCCCTTTGCCGATATGTGGATTCCCCACGCCGCCACCGATGAGGAAATCCTTCGGGTTCACACGCCGGACTACCTCACCCGCGTGGTGAAAGGGGAACTGAGCGCGAAAGAACTGCGCAAAATAGGCTTTCCATGGTCGCCGGCAATGGTCGAACGTTCGCGCCGTTCTTCGGGGGCAACGATTGAAGCCTGTCGCGCCGCGCTTGCCGAGGGAGTGGGAATCAACCTTGCGGGCGGAACACACCACGCCTTTGCCGACAGCGGCGGTGGCTACTGTGTGTTCAACGACAGCGCCATTGCCGCCCGTGCCATGCAAGCAGAACACCGCGCCAAGCGCATTGTCATTTTGGATTGCGATGTCCATCAGGGGGATGGGACGGCGGCAATCTTCCAAGACGATCCCACCGTATTCACCTTTTCCATTCACGGGGCAACGAATTACCCCTTTCACAAACAGATCAGCGATCTTGATATACCGCTCCCCGACGGCGCGGACGACGCTTTTTTTCTAGAGGCGCTGGAAAACGGCGTTCGGCGGGCGCTCTCCTTGGCGGGGGCGGAACTTGCCATTTACCTTGCCGGGGCAGACCCCTTCGCTGAGGATCGCTTTGGGAAGATGAAGGTCAGCAAGCACGGGCTGCGCCTGCGCGATCAGATCGTTTTCAGTTTGTGCAAAGAGGCGAGGCTGCCTGTCGCCGTGAGCATGGCGGGTGGGTACGCCAAAAACATCCTTGATGCCGTTGATATTCATTTTGAGACGGTGCGCCAGGCAGTGGTGTTTTTTCCATCCCCAAGTGGGCAAGAGGGGTATTCCGGTTAGCGCCGCTCCCATGCGGTGATGCCTAATCCAGCGGTGACACCCGTGAAGACATCTTCTTCAACGAGTTTTTCCGCCCCGAACAACTCGGCAAGAAGCGCCAAACTTGCTGGAATGCTTGACGATCCGCCGGTGCGGACAACCGCCTGAATCTGCTCTGGCTGAAGCCCCGCCCGCACCAGCGTCTCTAGGACTTCGGCGCGAATGCGACGCCACTCCCCCCGTGTCAACGATTCAAATTGATCACGGGTGATCATCTGCCAAATATCAATATCCCTCCCCACAAAGCGAAAGGGGGCAAAGTACGCCTCGGAGAGATTCCGCTTGGTGCTTTCCACCGCCTCAAAGAGGGCAAAGCCGTAGAAATTGAAGATGAGCGACTCAAGGGCGTAGAGTTGTGCCGGGGCGCTGCACGCCGCCTGCATCCGGTGAAGGAAGGTACGCATTTCCAGCGTTGCCAATGCGGGCAAGGTTTCCCATGAGGTGATCTGGTCAATCATCGTGCGGGGGACGGGAAGCCCTTTATCCCCCCAGGTCACATCACGTCCAAAATGGGGGGTGAGCGCCCCTTCGACCAGCCGTTGGTCAAAACGATCTCCGGCAATGCCCACCCCGCCAATGGCAAGAACGTGAGGGGATTCGCCCGGCATAAGGCGCATCACCGTAAGATCGAGTGTCCCGCCGCCAAAATCATAGACGAGGATCGTTTGGGGGGTAGTGACGCTGAGGGCATAATGTTTAGCGGCGGCGATTGGCTCAAATTCAAAATCAATGGTGCTGAATCCGGCGCGGTGGGCGGCATCCCGAAGGCGTGCTTCGGCGCGGGCGTCGTCCTCGGCGGTGGCGGCGGAAACGAAATGCACCGGACGCCCTAAAGTAACCGCCGTGATCGGTTCGCCCAGTTCCCCTTCCGCCCTTTCGCGGGCGGCACGAAGGAACAGGGCAATCAGGTCTTCAAGGGTGTACTCCCGCCCAAAGAGATGCGTGCCGCTGTAGTTTGTGGCGAGGGCGCTTTTTAGAGAGCGGAGCAAGCGCCCCGGCTCAAATTCGTCTACGAGGATGTGAACATCCGTTGCCACCGCGCCAATTTCGGCAAAGAGCATCTCCACGCGCCCCACCTTGCGTTTGCCCATGCGTCGTTCGCGGTTGATGTTTTGGCTGTTGTAGAGGTGAATGGCTTCGCCGCCGATGTGAATCGCATGATCGCGGGTGATGTAGATCACGCTGCGCATGACCTCTGTCTGGGCGTGTTCATCGAGGGTTAGGACGCGAACGGTCTGCCCGTCATAAACGGCGATCCCCGAATTCGTCGTACCGAAATCCATTCCTACACGCATGGGTGTTCTCCGGGTCGGAAACAAGGGGATCAATCATAGCAGAAGGAAAGGGAGTATGGCAGGGCAGGTTTCTAACCTTAAAGGGCGGACGCGCTGTAGCGCGTCCCTACAGAGGTGCGGGGGGTCTAGATTCTGATTCCCGTCTTCTTTTTGAGATTTTTGACCGCTTGCGTGGCGGAGATGGATAAGACGCCTTGCGTCTCAAGCAGGGCATCAAGGTTTTTGCAGATCGCGTCGCGTTTTGTGCTGTTTGCGGAAACCAGTCCGTCCAACTGGCGAAACAAACTGATGGTGGATAACCCCCATAAATGGCTCACCCATTTTTTCTCGGCATGCAGTTTGCGCTCTAGATCAGGATCGTGCAGCGATGTACCGAGGATGAGGGCGGGGAGAGGGGCGTTGTTTTTAACCTCAAAAGGGAGCCTGTAAAACAACTGTTGAAACATCGTTTCATCAAGAGCAACGGCGGTGGGGGCAATCATAATTGTAAACAGGGGGTCCTCGCCATAGCGCACCTTCCCTAAGATGGGGTAGGTCTGGTTGGGTGCGTAGTCAACCTGAAGGGTAGTTCCATCGCTAAGGACACGCTTGAAGGCAGCAAAAATCGCGCTGGCAAAATCTAATTTTGGACTATGAATGTCGTTAATCATTTGTAGAAAGCGAATCCCGCTCATGGGTGGTTCAAAGCCGGGAATGTCTTTCGAGATCAGATAATCGTACTCCTCACAGTCAAAGGCTTCTAATACATCGCGCTTGCCATCGTCGTTG from Anaerolineales bacterium carries:
- a CDS encoding PfaD family polyunsaturated fatty acid/polyketide biosynthesis protein gives rise to the protein MTLFVDDSAIRAALLTLDRPCHVVRVGTSEGTKMGVMHETPTAGLIASAPAIPPENLGSADFRAAYKTRYAYAAGAMAGGIASETLVIALGKAGILSSFGAAGLLPARIEAAIQTIQAALPTGLYAFNLIHSPNEEALERRAVDLYLKHGVTTVEASAFLDLTPHIVRYRAAGLRPDGQGGVHIGHRVIAKLSRREVAAKFMQPPSERLLGEMVTAGLISAEQAALAARVGVADDVTAEADSGGHTDNRPLVTLFPSILALRDELQAKWAFPTPIRVGAAGGIGTPGAVLAAFAMGADYVVTGSVNQATVEAGTSAQAKKVLAQADMADVIMAPAADMFEMGVKVQLLKRGTLFPMRAQKLYDLYREYDSWEAVPAAERDKLEKQVFKRTFEDIWGGTVAYFTERDPDQIARAEGNPKRKMALVFRWYLGLSSRWASSGESGREMDYQIWCGAAMGAFNDWVRGSYLESPENRHAVDVAYHLMTGAAYFQRIATLRMQGVALPAAYGRYVPMPLG
- a CDS encoding alpha/beta hydrolase, whose protein sequence is MSAYDTYLARYPVPVDSHYVESRFGRTHILSSGNADAPPLVLIHGMGVNALMWARHMPELSAHFRVHAIDIPGQPGKSHAVRPDRRGSAIADWLCEVISALSDSPIYLGAISLGGWFALSYASHYPERVSKLALLAPAGVVRARYWHMIKHYVPVLLEGSPAYKRMIQRMAYTALDAEAQEYLLACYQAYRSHLTVLPKRLRDGQMRRITAEVLALVGTTDFFFDPGRTQRRLKCLLPAAHLKQLPNCDHYIPLDQGERMMASLLTFFLGTKP
- a CDS encoding N-6 DNA methylase, with translation MPAEKVTIKPTNTAFDRYYREMDRLHAQNVRHETALRTPFTALLTDFGKSVGWTLITEENGGSDGNGIRYDGMFKDANTLRRGYWESKDPNDKLDAEILKKTAKGYSRSNILYEDSLQIVLIQGGVEIMRANMRQAKDLAAVLSRFFSYTEPDIENFKDAVAGFKEAVPDLATDLMKTITDAHRTNKAFQTEFEAFFTLCQTSLNKDITWAAVDEMLIQHLLTERLIRVIFNTPEFVLRNVIAGKIEEVITALTSQSFSRDGFLSGLSRYFASVEAAARTITDFQEKQDLLNTVYEQFFQGYSTKIADTHGIVYTPQPIVDFMCASVIEVLGTEFGKTLGDPDVVILDPCTGTGNFIVNLIRRANAQDLPGLYQDRLFANEIMLLPYYVAALNIEHAYYERVGHYEPFAGLCFVDTLDIAQAQQMSMFSEPNTARVERQKKAAITVIIGNPPYNVGQASENDNNKNRKYPLVDRRIKETYAKDSKATNKNALGDAYVKFFRWAADRLGKRNGIVCYVTNNSFVDQIAFDGMRKHLLSDFTQVYHLDLHGNVRQNPKLSGTTHNVFGIQVGAGITVAIRKGSDTAPRLFYHRVPEDWRKEEKYALLTNTGTIGRVTWQALTPNAKHTWRIPTNADEFASFFPIGGKESKAGKAGAEATIFQTYSGGVKSNRDDVVYDFNRDQLMVRMGTFVEDYNAEVDRYKRAGKLKDIDSFVNYGRIKWDSTLKRHLKDKKDGHFDTSALRTALYRPFTKRHLYFDRLFINSVHRQPSFFPTPATEQENRVILSPGLGNRKTFGVFMTNAIVGLDFAFEKVQCFPFYTYDEDGTNRRENITDGALGRFRDHYGDSTITKWDVFYYVYALLHHPGYREKFAGNLKRELPRIPFAPAFRPFADAGRALADLHLGYESITPHALYRVVKNNAPANPEKLYRIEKMRLNKDKTALTVNDHLMLTLIPPAAFEYTLGSRSALEWVIDQYQVGRDKAGNITSDPNRPDDPEYIVNLVGRVVAVSLATVKIVAGLPLL
- a CDS encoding transglutaminase domain-containing protein yields the protein MNRPSTLTPLPFPARMWRRFQIGLRGFFARGDVSTLLITCALMVIPVVAMTHALTFADDFATQSGEWQVTLHQVVPVALLSVIFGFLLSRSHYSEFTALVLSTVYALGSILLVQYVAAPGDLIGRVGSVLRRFARALQIGVAPGSGFDPFILVLFLSILVWFLGHNTAWHTFRLDRVWRAIMPPGIVLVLNAVYNTEPNYPIDTYLIAYVFLSLLLIIRSHIEAREFDWYTNRISFQAGVRRWFFRLGGLLGVALLLLAWALPTGSAEENAKRFQQFLNEDAFTRVAELLNRLFGAFEGQTAPSTDYYSGDKLQLGGAVRLGDTVVMTVSAPPGGKYYWKSRVFDAFQNNEWTSSRREVLESRSGTLILTDAGVIPSTRREMEQRITMVIPSARLIYGAPQASRLRLPVRVDVDYVEPGSGLVDVGVIRPLTPIQRGESYAVVSSISTADGAFLRQAGTVYPSWVRARYLQTPPTLTPRTITLASQIVAAAGAVTPYDQARAIEQWLRQNIAYSETIPVPPRDRDLVDWVLFERREAYCTYYASAMIMMLRSLGIPARMAAGFSQGIYDPSSGAYLVRERDAHTWVEVYFPNAGWVEFEPTSARDRFVREEPVAALPTVTPTPTPTATFTPPPPTNTPNAAGTIENPPATPTPQAILPPSPSPIPSETPTPSATPPPPPSLLQIPPPVQDFLSRLLPFALLLAGLSFAGVGALWWVEYRGLDKLSPFGRAYARLGLYAKWLGLTFRPGSTPLERGRQLAREFPDEGRAVIDITDAYIGERYGQPTGEPPIPEEEDRVAEAWGKARWAFVRRRFGRGKKGAAK
- a CDS encoding histone deacetylase — encoded protein: MAKIFFTDSYVLPLPEGHRFPMSKYALLRARVIDSQIVPFADMWIPHAATDEEILRVHTPDYLTRVVKGELSAKELRKIGFPWSPAMVERSRRSSGATIEACRAALAEGVGINLAGGTHHAFADSGGGYCVFNDSAIAARAMQAEHRAKRIVILDCDVHQGDGTAAIFQDDPTVFTFSIHGATNYPFHKQISDLDIPLPDGADDAFFLEALENGVRRALSLAGAELAIYLAGADPFAEDRFGKMKVSKHGLRLRDQIVFSLCKEARLPVAVSMAGGYAKNILDAVDIHFETVRQAVVFFPSPSGQEGYSG